The genomic segment TCTGTTTCAACTGATATTAGTTTCTGTTTATCAGTTACTCCAGGATTGTCAGCTACATAAAAAGCACCTATACTTGATATGTCATAAATTAATTCTGTTATTTCTTTTGCGTTAGTTGCAGTATCTTCGCCATAAGCGGCAAACTTTGAGTAGTCTATCTGATAAAAATCATTTATGATTTTATCTACTTTTTTCCTATATATTTTGGCTTTATCTCTAAGATTTTCTGAATCTTTAAAATCACTTTTAAGATCAGCAAAAGCACCTTGTGTTAAAACTACAGCGATCAGAGTCGCACTAGTAATAATCGAAATGTTGAATTTTATCTCCTTTGTAAAAATTATTTGGACTTGTATTTTACTACTGGATTTATTAAAGTAAAATAAAAATTACATAAATTTCTCACTTTTATGTAATTTTATTTCTACTTATATTAATGTCTTTTTGAAATCATAATATAAAAAATAATTTTTTATTAAAATTAAGAAAAAAATATTTTTCAGTATTTGATTTTAAGTCCTAAAAGGCTAAAATACACAAAAATTCAAAAGAGAAAATATGAAAATAACACTTTTAACACACACACCATTAAATGTATGCTCACATGCTATAAGAACTTGTTGGCAGAGCTTTGAGCGTGGAGATAATGGCGGCGAAAAAGACATAGAGCTGATAGATAGAGTAGGAAATAAGTTTAAACACGCTTCAACCTTGGAGCATATACACTATACATTTTATATACAAGATATATCTAGAGCTTTATTGCAAGAGCTATCAAGACATAGAATGGCCAGCCTATCTGTAAAATCAACAAGATACACACTAAAAGAGCTAAAAAATGAAAAGCCATTTATGCAAGATGATAAATTTGATTATGAAAATGCACAAAGATATATAGTTTTGACACAAAATGAGCTAATAGACAATGCAAGCATAAAGGCACTTGAAAACCTAAGACACATCTTATCAACTACAACGACAAGCCTT from the Campylobacter pinnipediorum subsp. pinnipediorum genome contains:
- the thyX gene encoding FAD-dependent thymidylate synthase, producing MKITLLTHTPLNVCSHAIRTCWQSFERGDNGGEKDIELIDRVGNKFKHASTLEHIHYTFYIQDISRALLQELSRHRMASLSVKSTRYTLKELKNEKPFMQDDKFDYENAQRYIVLTQNELIDNASIKALENLRHILSTTTTSLDIVKYCLPECYKTELTWSINARALQNFISLRSSKAALWEIRQLANEIYKAIPQDHKFIFQDCMHKEQ